AATTCAGTTAAACGAGTCATGCCCACCATCATAGCCTCCATTACTCGTTCATAAAAGCCTCAATCACTCGTTCATAGCTTCTTCTTAAACAAACTGGCCACATCTTTATTTCTCCAGCTGATGCTATGCAATGAGGAAGGGCAAAACAGTCAACATGAAAGCTTCGTACGTGAACGTGGCGGACCCCGAGTACTTCGTGTCCTTCTCCTTGAACTTCTCCGTCAGCCCCTTCACCGTCAGGCAGCACCTGCATTTACCATtttacaccccccccccccccccaaacataAAGGATTATACTTAGAAACctattaatataataaaatataaacatttttGTTAAGAAATATTCAATGAAAGGAAAACATACTCGATGAAGTTATCGTATTCGATGGCCTTCGAGTTGCCGCCGGTTTTATCGAATTTGGAGACTAGCAAGTCCAAGACGGCAGGGGACACTGCAAACCCTAGACTCAAGAGCGCCTCTCGCAGCTCCGATGCGTCGATCTTCCCACTTCTGTCCCTGTCGAATTTCTCGAATATCGTCTACGCCACCGGCAAttaataaatcaaaatcaaagCCAAAACAAAGCGATATATATGATGAGGGGAATCTGATTTCAGAATTTGAGCATTACCCGCCAACTTTGAAGGCTGTAAAACACGTCTGTGAATTCCTTTGGCCCTGTTTCCAAACAAAACAATTCATAAAATTCaattattaaaattcaaaattatttttttagacCCTCTAAGTAATCTTTAAAACGTTTCTGCTATTCTATAATTatttcaattaaaataattttttacataaattttattttattttaaatgccGATATCAGTTGATCGGACGGTCCAGATCCAATGAAATGCAATGATAAGCGGGTCCCGCTAAATTGGATCATTAGGCCACAAGACTTGCATAAAAAATGTGAACTCCGAAACGCGTCAAAATTACTCGGTCCACGCGTTCAATGGCCAAATGTAAAATCACACACTTCCAAGGGCTTttctgtcaaaaaaaaaaaagactacgTCCAGCCGGAATTCCGTCCACCGCCACAACAATCGCCAGAGACGGGGGCATATCCACCCCTAGCGCAACCTAGCAACAAGTAAATCTACCTACTAACATGCGCACTGCAATccgtagaaagagagagagagagctcaccGATCTTCCTAGTGTTGGTGTTCGTGAAGAGATACATGAGAAGATGAACAGTACGAAGATTAAAGCTCTGATTGTACGAAGACAGCGCCCTCTGCAACTCCTTATCGTCTATCAACCCGCTCCCGTCCTGGTCCGCGATCTGGAAGCACGCCACCACGCTCGGATCGGTTCCGGGCGGGAACGCCGACGGCATGAGCGACCCAAAAGGGCTACCGTAGGGTGCCGCCGTCGGTGGGTACCCGCCGTGGCCGTGGCTCTGATCCTTCGGGGGTTTGACGCTGGGTGGAGTGGGGCCCCCCGCGTACGGTGCCGATGGCGAGCCATAGGATTGTCCCGGCGGGGGTGCGCCATAGGGTTGTCCCGGTGGGGGTGCGCCATAGGATTGTCCCGGTGGGGGTGCGCCATAGGGTTGTCCCGGGGGGGGTGCACCATAGGGTTGTCCCGGCGGGGGTGCGCCGTATGGGGATGCCGCATAGGGCTGCGCTGGTGGAGCACCGCCGTAACCGTAGCCCGGAGGACGTTGGGGATATCCTGACATTTTTTCAGAGCGAGGGTTTTCGTTCCTTTGTTTGGTAAAACTGAGCGGAGACTTATAGGGAAGAGGCCCATATATTTGGTGCCCAATGTCTATATTATTACGAAATTGCCATTGAAAAATTGAGATTCTGGGATGTATACTAAATAAAATAGCGAtttttttatgaaagatcaaagaacATTATATGAATTAgacatttcaaaaaaaattaagacaCTGATaccaaaattatgaaaattaaaattttaaaaaaatatttaaaattaaaaataaaaactaaaaatgttAAATTAGTTACTTATTTGGTtaataattgaaaatttaaaatagaatAAAACTTTGATTAAAAGAATATTTGCTTTTGTccttaaattaaataataatttaaaaatatgaatatggaaataAAAAATTACAAGCTAATAACCTATATTAATAACCTATAATTGATATTTGTAAagctaaaataaattttaattttaattaaataaatgcaCGTTTTTGTTATTGAACCAAAGGACAGTTTAAGAAATACAATTAAAATGACAAAAGtacaagataaataaataaaaatattatcaaataaataaagattataataatgatttttccttttaaatattatatttcaaGATTCACTTCATGCATGATGAAAATTAGTAAAAAATACCCTCAGGATGTGGTTCAGGTGATAGTACGGActgcgggagtgcctttcacgagatcaggtgttcaaacccccCAGGTTCATTTCCGTCCCTGGattcctgaatttaccctccctttcgagttgtgggatcaacttcaagggacgcaggattagtcacgtggaacGTAAAACGGACAGGTAGATACCCGATGCGtaatccaaaagaaaaaaaaatttagtaaaaatatttcataaataacttttattatttattttatttttaaaagcttTATGGACATCTTtactttaattatatttttaaactcatataattatttcaattaaattttaagtaACAAGTAACTATAAAATGAATTATCTTATTcgaaaaaattgattttacatACTAAAAATCGGACCGAAATTAGCGATTTAGTTTTTCGATATTCGATTTTAATTTCAGTTTCTAAAATATAACTGAATCGAAAGATCAAGGTCAAGGTCAATTTCTTGTAGAAGAATTTTTCCTCGTACAACTTCTATCTTTTGCCGAAAGCCATGCATGGCTACTATTTTCATTAGGCGAGCTCTTTCAATTTGTCAGGAAACAGGGAATCTCTTGGTTGACGTGGATTTACTCCCACTAAAATTGCTTGGTTAGGttgggtaaaaaaaaaaacttcctagACCGTTCCATTGGCCCTAATTGTTATCTTTTTCCATCTTATGGAACCACGTGTCAATCTACCAAACAGTgacataatttaattaaaatcaaattaattaaattaatcgaataaattcgattaattccttttggttaaaattttatttggtttaattcaatttttgtttttattaaatttcaattttcggtttgattaaccaaattaaccaaatagtataaattaataataaataattatatatatcatatattaaaatattttatttattatacatatactaaagttttatttattttttatatataatatatattatttatatcttatatatattaaaaattaatattttatatatatatttaaatattaaatcggttaaccaaTTTAATCAAAATTATGTTTGATCGATTTTGAGTTtagttaaatatgaaatttcagtcaattcaattaatgagattttttaactgaaatttttttattaatttggttaattaatcaAACCGACTAAATGCTAGTCCTTAAGAATGAGTGTATGAGGTAATGAGTGTATGAGGTTTATAGAGAATAGCCTCCTAGGGTCTCCACAACTTTCTTACTTCTCCTCATACAATACTTCCTTTTTACATGCTTATTCAAAGGGGCTAATGCACTATTTTAATGAAACTGGCCTAGCATTGCAGAGGGTTTATGTTAGTTGCACCACTCTTAAAGATCCCTTTTACTAATCATTATGAAAATCAAAAGGTTATTGGATAATTTATAAAGCATAGTATAACGGTCTTGGGTCCAACTCCAGTAAGGTTTCATTCACTTTGACCCATTGATCTCACGAGTTTGTTTTATGGAAGGCTCCTCCATtagttggagtccaaaccatccttataaccTCCACGATCTCCTTagtgttaggaaattttaatttcctattgtgggttcacatatttaagaacaattattttactggattattttaacatctattgggtATGGGTTTACAATGTGTAAAAGTtcaatactaagttaatttaataCTGATGGACTTCTAAAATTAACCAAGTATTTAAAGAAAAGATAATAAGGTTGTGGTTCATAAGTCAAATCAGAAATAGTTTTCACGTTATTTTTTTCCCAATCTAAAGAGAAAAACACAAGTGAGACACTTAGAGATTTGACtatgaaagatcaaaactttCTGCTAAAAGCTGTTTGACAATTAAATCAGACACATCTATGGATCTAGGTATTTATTTCGCATTTAATATGGATCCAGGTATTTATTCctcttttagtttttttaattaaataacatgatgatcttgggttgttagatttatggattaaaattattcccaacaagtggtatcagagcctaatcaTGTTGTTGATTAAGAAATTGTGCATGATCTGATTTAGGAATTATATTGATTGTATTAAAACCCTAGATCTAGATTTGGCATGATAAAGTTTAAAAAAAACCTAGACTAAAAGGATCAATTTTTCATAAAATCAATTTTGGTGGTGTGCATggttaatatatttggttaaatttTGTATTGTCGCCTGTGATGATTATGGACCTATGGCACTATTTGTGCTAGGCAGATTTGGATTTACACATGGGCGCGCGGACTTGTGTGTTGTTGTACTGTAAttagtttggaaaaaaaaaaaacgattctCAATTTTTTTGTACCAGGAGAGTCCTGAACTTATATGAAATGCTTTATTCAATGATGGGATTTGCTGTAGTGTTATGATTTGATTTCCGGTGGGACAGCGACACTAACATTGAAGAAAATCTGCTATAAAATGAATCTCACACATAACAAGCTGCCTCGTCAATATaacaattttataatttttggaaaatgactTTTGATATGTGGTGAGATtggaatcaaataaaacaaaacaacCAATTAGGAGAAACAAATGTACAAGAAATTGaacactgaaaaaaaaaatatataaagaagGTTGGAGTCAAATGTGGTAATTTCATGGGTAATCTTAAATGTTATGATTAGCATGTTTAAAGCACTTTTGCTGCTTGTATGGATATAAAATGCATTGACATAAGTTTAAGAAAGCAAAAACATTATTCTGAAATGTTAATAAATTATCCATGGTCTggcatatgaaaaaaaaaaaaatttctctttttGATGTAATTTGTGTATGCATACTGTTTCAGTATAAGTATATTGAAGTAATAAGTTGTCAAAGTAACCTCTATTATGTACATGCATTTATATTGAAACATTTGGGACATATGTGTGTTATTTGTGCGAGTAATGATAGGCCCAAAAGAAGGTCATTGTTAGGCCAAATAACTTGCATACTTGCGGTGATAAATACGTTACAATTGTTGGGTTATCCATGTGAATAATAAGTTAGTCCATAGAAATGCTTGTTGTTTGACACGACTTATTGTAAGTATTTGATCATTGCATAAAGGATACCACTAAGTTAATATTTCTGTCCAAAGATAGAATATTAATGTTGTACTAGGTATCTTCAGATAGGGCCCACTTTTATTTGTTAATATACTTGTCATGTATATATGGAACTAATTTAGGAATCTAATGACTTTTATATTATGACTAAGCATGttgtttggttttttattttgcATTCGGTTACTGCATCTGTTACTACAATTTCTGCCAACATAAATTCCATTCCGATGCTTAACGGCTCCAACTTTAAGAATTGGAAGGAAAACGTCATGATTGTTCTAGGCTGTATGGATATAGATCTTGCGCTACAGACAGCCTTCCACCCTTACGGATACAAGTACCGCTTAAATGAAGAGGGACTTGGAGAGGTGGGAGCGTTGTAATCGCATGAGCCTAAAGATCATGAAACGCTCTGTTCCAAAAGCATTCAAGGGCGCAATGTCCGATGAGGATAATGCTAAGATATTCCTTGAGGAAGTACAAGAACATTTTGCAAAAAACGAAAAGGCTCAAACAAGCAACCTTTTAGCTAGTATTGTTTCAATGAGGTATAAAGGAAAAGGTCATATCAGGGAatatgtagagacctagaaaaatgataataataaaaataggtAAGAAAATGAGGAATTGGTTTGGTACAAGgtcaaaccatcgacaattttggTTGAGCTCagaaaactatcgacgattttaAGTTATCGCGACTAGGTAAGGGTAAATAAGTGAAAAAgagtttggttaaaaaccaaaccaccGACGGTTTCATCTGAGTACAACCAACTATATATAGCATTGGAggtcatttttttaaaagaaattaaatctctctctctctctctctctctcacgcactTAGGGTTGCGGcctctctactttctctctctttgatttttggCCCGAAATCAGCCCGAATCAACTGATTAACGTGATTTAGGGATCCCGGCGACGATCCTCCGTAGTTTAACCAGAGTGGTTTCATAATTCAAGCATTTCAGGCACCGCtctaaaactagggtaaggaagatgttttaaagtttaattagtcaTTGGAAGTATGTGGGCTtaggaatgttaaaatggttGTTAATTTGGGGTTGAGTTAATTAAAATACCTTATCCTGAAATTggaatgaatttcaaactatctccaccaacgattagctcaggaagatttgaagagaacttcaccaggagcatcgtggtggtctcaaatcttcaatccggcgagaaatggagccggtatcgaagagagaaagagaggaatacattttagagagagaaagggagttTCTTGTGAGATTTACTATTGGAAAATTcaagtttcaactatttatagggccggcttcgtcgatgagacacgtcatctcgttgacaagtcttgtagaaagttcgtcaacgaacttgcaccctcgtcgacgagtttcagtctgccttaaaccctctttcggtatcttctcgtcaatgagacatgtcttcatcgacgaggtccacatgtatcctcgtcgacgaatcccctgtgttcgtcgacgagaccctgattaattccttgggttattacattagCTTCCAAGGAAACAAACGGTATCTAGATGTGCAGAGAAGGTCTTGTTGATTTAGGAAGGGTTGTTTGTCCTTGAGTTTATGTAGCACCTTCATCTGCTTCTTCTCTAAGTGGTTCTATGACTCTTAGATTCTGTGAGCGCACGCACCTGCAACTTTCTCAACCCTATGACATTATCAAGTAAAAAGTCAATCtattttatgatccaaaatacatAATGCTAAATTTTAACATGTACATAACATATCTTACCGTAAATCAACCTGTATGAAGTCATCCATTAAATTTTCTTGATTGCAGTTCGGTGAGCCCAGCGTGCATCAACCAATTTCTCGAGCCATGCTTTGCGGTTAGGACAACCCGTcttctcaaatatgatcttgACTTCTGGAAAGAACTATCACTTATCCTGCATTGGTGTTTGCTTAGTGGCAAGGTAGTTTATAATATCATCAACTTGAGGGCCACATGACATGTTGGtgattggatagatgatgtctaaCATTGTCAACTCCGGCAGTCTCCATCGCACATCACGGATCGGTATTGCATCTATCTCTGTGGACTGCCCCTCAGATTCAAGTAACGCGCTAATCAATGGAACTTTCCCATCAATTACCACAGGTTGTTCAGGagcttcattctcaaatgcaccatcaGAACCAAATGTTGAAAACAGCTTCAGTGTATCCAAGTCATCCAACACATCTAATGCGTGTACTTCCGAATCATCACACCCAATTGGTGTCTTATTAAGCACGTTTATTTCTAGTGTTATTTTTCCGAACGTGAACTTGAGTACTCCACTTTGAcagttaatcaaggcattagaaatGACAAGGAATGGTCGGCCGAGAATAACAGGAGCCTAATATATGGTGGACACAGGCTGCTACATGTTTAGAACAACGAGGTAGTAAAATTTGTTGACTTGAAcaatacatcctcaacaacgCCTTGTAGAGCTTTTACGGATATATATATGCTAATTGTAGCATCATAGTGGTCTTCTTCAGCACACCTAAACCCAATTGTTCATATATATcgaaaatgggagcaagttcacactactccccaaatcaagtagagctctcctgATACGAGATTTACCAATCGTGATTGAAATCGTGGGAGACCTAGGGTCTCTCAGTTTCTACGGAGTCTGACTTAGTATCAACGTACTAACCTGCTCagtcaagaaagcctttttcttcatgttcaatttcctttttaatgtggataggtctttcagaaattttgcatttGCAGGGATTTGCTGTACggcctctagaagtggaatgttgatctttacctgtttgaatatttcttgtgtgatgccccgaacccgtcaagtggggcctgggtgccacgtgttccaatcacttgcatctaataccataattatcatgcacgcagcggaacataataaataatctcaaaaaaatactagagttctatatagcaacccaaaaacgaatactCCAACATACAAATATCTATCTCttcaaccagtatttaaaacataatcccgtacaaatatatctatacatatttcagtatctcacaataccccaaaaaggaAACCAGTAAAAACAGTCCCAGcataggccttcaaacccgatctccagaagaacctgaaaaaattgttaatccactagggtgagacacttcttagtaagggtggaataaattataacagtgtatgACAAaggagttttaatatttacatatcaacaTAAACtttttctcatataatatcaataacaactgagaaaatgtaccattaaaaACGTCCCCAACATCTAATatcacacacatccaatatgcacaagtacataatttttatgtaggcgaaagtccccaaggatagggaagattacccgcctatacaagtagcttccctctgctctggtactaaaaactacctatcagaacactcaccttactcattaagcccttaggtgaagtattacctcgccgccagtacacacatctttattattttaaaggcgaaggtttccgacgatcgggatgtctacccgcccatacaagtagcatccctttgcactgataccaataaactacctaacagagcacttgcctttctcagcaagcccctgatggtatgtttacctcgccgcaggcacacacatgcattcacaatatgctataccattatttttatgctataattaaattcatatgcgCACAACACATaaacacaggaatcatgcatctcatacttcatcttccaatatcctcaatacatggcccacatagaacaactgcgtacatatcagtacgtggcccacacaggcacctacatacttcttatctacacgtggcccacacaggtaccactaaccacacagggtacataacatggcccacacaggcgccactatccacacaagatataacgtggcccacacaggcaccactacccacacagggtatataacatggctcacacagacgccattatccacacaggatataacgtggcccacacaggcaccactacccacacaggcgccattattcaccagtatccaatctcCATGACCTatccgtcatacatcagtagaacaagctcctctaCCTGTCAATGTCCTacccccatataaatgacaatatgacaagctcctcaacctgccaaagtcatatcatgatttacatctaagcaatataacaacctcctcatgccaacgttatattgagatgcatacgaataaccacacagttagttcacacagacgcattaaatcatttccacacaggaatccaacagattaatacattctcacacagtaatccaacagatcaataaaTTTCCACACAATATCcccacagatcaatacatttccacacaggagtcaaacataacaactcattcatcatgccataatcatttcaaacacccccatatgcaaacccaaataccatagtaattcatattcaatttattagaaaaaaattactcccatgtcacacgaatttaatatcataaacaattatctcaaaaataaccttaaaccaaaatcatcattttcccagtaatcaggctattctgaaaatcatatagataaataataaatttcatacgctcgTGAATAACTGgtttaccttaataaaatactaatataattttattcccccttacctgattccctgaattaaGCTTGtagggctcccaaacttatacccgcgacgctcacccgaaccctgattcaatcaaatcaatcccaataaaatattattttagcatttcctaatttataataattaaataccaattaatttctaaataacctatttatcctaattttgggttatttctacaacgaccccacaagaaattcgctctggtagacttgtagagaatcatccctagattctcgtggtggtatctgaTCGCTCATTtctcttaaaatttaagaaaaactgAAGTAGGAATgaaaatttggcttaccccaagagatatgccaacgctactcctacgacaaatccatttcggtagatatgtcggtggcgaagaatggagttcggtggtattcTCAGATTTCTAATTGGGCAAAAATCCGCCATGAAATCGTAGAAAAAAGAGGAGTGAAGAGCGTGacagaatatatttaatttttttcctttctctctctttctttcctttcttattcAGCGCgtgaaattttgttttttttttcttctttccctcTATTTTGTTCCAGCAGAAAACTTTAACAccaagttttctttttctttttctttttttttctttcctttatcctttctttaacctcatcatatacttatatatatatatatatatatatatatatacacacacttatatatacttatatatattacttacatatatatttatatatatatatatgttggggAATAatcctggagcaacaatcacacacgaagaaaaataaaCAAGCACATCCACGTTGGAACactggatttacgtggttcggtcgaatctgacctacgtccacgggagcacaccactgcactataaactgggagaaaaaatacaaggaggaggagccaCACTGCTCAACTTTACTCTCTCTGTCTCACACTTCTCAACTCTGTGCACTGCATAACACTCTGCACAGCACTCTCTACACACTTCACACCTCTCACAACTCACTGCTGCACACACATAGCTTGCTCTCACACACAGCACATACACTCACACAGCACAGCACAGCACACTCTGCGCACAACTCCACACACTCTCACAActgcatatatatacacacacagaaGGGGGGAGTAAAAAATCAAAGAAGGTGGCAATTGTTTCAGCAATGTCTGCAGAGTAGGTGGCCGCCGGTCTTCAACGTCCAAGTTGGCGGCTGGGCTGGTGCAGTTGCCAACGGTTCCACACTAGCAAtcctaacaatatatatataattaaatatacatatatatatatatatatatatatccataatcctcaaatttcttaatttaattaattttcctaataataataattaattattaataataattttttttaattaataatttttttatttttttattttttttaggtcgttacatcttgaatctcagtgtgatacttattcttttgaccagATGTCAACCGCTGATGATAGGCTACCATAGGTTGATACTCCTTGACCgactcatcctccttattatctgactttgttaaacttaaGTTGgcttcatttgatttttcttttccctcataTGGCTCAACTATCACTTTAGGTGCAAGAGCGACTGTTTGTTGATCAGTGGGAATTTCAGGACAggcaacttcttttccacttcacaaggtaataactgccttaACTGACTCAAAagtatcccctgaaacattgtgcaccaGTTGTTATTGTTGTCTATATacttggggattaggctgaggctgtgcagggaaCTTCCCTTTTTTCCATGGTGTTCAGCTgcgtacttatcttattcatggcaTCTTTCAATTCTCTATTGGTCGTAACCTGAAGCTGCATAAATTGCTTGAACATGTTTGCCATCTAcgtcatgctatcatcaagagatttctttgctggaataggagctagagttggttggaatcctggtggtgcgtagctctGAGAAATCTATTGCGGCTAATACTGTggttgaggagctgcaactgggTGATATGTCGGTTGCGAAGGCAATGCAtaaggttgaggaagtttctaaTACCGCGAGGATGATGGACTGGGCTGTTCATTTATCCATGAGAagtttggatgattccgccatCATGGGTTATAAATGTTCAAGAGCAGCTAATTTTGtgttttgttgacccaatttaCTGATGACACCCGATCAAATCTACTCTCTTGCCATACTGGTAGGAATTGACAGTCTCGAGGTCTGTGGTCTGAGGTCTCACAGATAAAGCAATCATCAGCTTTCGctttttctgattccataacTTCCAGCTTCTTAGACAACGTAGCAACAAAATCTTAtaagctagtttcctctttgacctcatatctgcCTCCATCATTAATCGCTCGGAGAGGTTGTGCTGCTATCGGTGCCTATTCATAATGTGTGTTCCATTGCTGGGCACTCTCAACTAAATAATCGAAGAATGATAAAACCTCATCGAGTTCTTTGCGGAAGAACTCCCCATTGTATTTAGTCTGAACAATTTTTTTACATGCAAGGGTTAGTGCAGTATAAAATttattcactaacctccaagattcagATCCGTGGTGTGGACATATGTTCATTAGGTCATTGAATCTCTCCCAGCTGGCCTGGAATGTCTCGTCATTTTTTtacatgaactgactgatctgctcctgcaggtactgagttATCTGAAAAGAAAAGAACttgtgtaagaactcacgctgcattttagcccaactagtaatagagttaggtcatagagaattaaaccagattattgtcttatctttcaaagaaaagggaaacaagcgAAGTTTGATATATTCATCAGTTCCAACCCTATcaatgaaagtggtgcagaccaactcaaaatccgtcaagtgttggtatggactctcagagtccatcccgtgaaactgtGGTATCACAGATAATATGTCATGCTTAAGATTGAAGTTCGGTGTATCTTGTGggaacacaatgcatgaaggtgtagatgtgcgtgtgggctatagaaaatcctgaagtgtacgtggtgcaggtgcatccatgacttcctcaaagaattggttaaacagattgctcaaatcaatttcagaatcactcttAAAACTAACACGAGAACAGTCAAATTCTATGCTTCGTGTATCTCTACTAGTGTTAGGTGAAATTCTACACAGTCTATTCAAATTATCTtgaacccaaggcatcaaacatcaatgcagGTAACAAAAATCCACTAACACAAcaacaaacaagcatgatcaaattttttttttcaaattttttaaaattttaattttttttatttaatgaaaaaaaatccaaaataattggaaaacataaaatttgaaattaaaactagcACTCCTTGGCAACGGCgttaaaaacttgactcactcgaaaaatgagcagtttggaagctatcccaagtataggagttacgccatataatattcagcccaagggctagatcgtctccttagggaatgcgatttaatctcaaattttacg
This Malania oleifera isolate guangnan ecotype guangnan chromosome 11, ASM2987363v1, whole genome shotgun sequence DNA region includes the following protein-coding sequences:
- the LOC131143466 gene encoding calcium-binding protein CBP-like, translated to MSGYPQRPPGYGYGGAPPAQPYAASPYGAPPPGQPYGAPPPGQPYGAPPPGQSYGAPPPGQPYGAPPPGQSYGSPSAPYAGGPTPPSVKPPKDQSHGHGGYPPTAAPYGSPFGSLMPSAFPPGTDPSVVACFQIADQDGSGLIDDKELQRALSSYNQSFNLRTVHLLMYLFTNTNTRKIGPKEFTDVFYSLQSWRTIFEKFDRDRSGKIDASELREALLSLGFAVSPAVLDLLVSKFDKTGGNSKAIEYDNFIECCLTVKGLTEKFKEKDTKYSGSATFTYEAFMLTVLPFLIA